Proteins found in one Deinococcus radiotolerans genomic segment:
- a CDS encoding MBL fold metallo-hydrolase — protein MLRAEVLGRPAEDNALWVTADSGQGRTRLLLDCGAHVLDTLPFAEVQATDHLLLSHLHMDHVGGFDDFFRATFDRAAPTHAWGPPGTARILGHRFQGFWWNHAPDLRGQWVVHDVHDTHVRSYRFDAREAFATAHEAGTRTHGGTILTTAEVSVQAVPLEHHGRSLGFILREPDRERVNTAALAGLGLRPGPWLAALKGGAKGDLDVNGQVHHADALRAALMERERGESLAYLTDFLLDDAQQARLAPVLRGVQTLYAEAQYAPEDQDLATRHQHTTVTQVATLAYVAGIPALTLLHLSRRYRPEQWPAMLTAAQAIHPATGFPDGWLPR, from the coding sequence ATGTTGAGGGCCGAGGTGCTGGGCAGACCAGCGGAAGACAACGCGCTGTGGGTCACGGCGGACAGCGGGCAGGGCCGCACGCGGCTGCTGCTGGACTGCGGCGCGCACGTGCTGGACACGCTGCCCTTCGCGGAGGTGCAGGCCACCGATCACCTGCTGCTGTCGCACCTGCACATGGATCACGTGGGCGGCTTCGACGACTTCTTCCGCGCCACCTTCGACCGCGCGGCACCCACGCACGCCTGGGGCCCGCCCGGCACCGCCCGCATCCTCGGGCACCGCTTCCAGGGGTTCTGGTGGAACCACGCGCCCGATTTGCGCGGGCAGTGGGTGGTGCATGACGTGCACGACACGCACGTGCGGTCCTACCGGTTCGATGCGCGCGAGGCGTTCGCCACCGCGCACGAGGCCGGCACCCGCACGCACGGCGGCACCATCCTCACCACCGCGGAAGTCAGCGTGCAGGCCGTCCCACTGGAACACCACGGCCGCAGCCTGGGCTTCATCCTGCGCGAGCCCGACCGGGAGCGCGTGAACACCGCCGCCTTGGCAGGGCTGGGCCTGCGCCCCGGCCCGTGGCTGGCCGCATTGAAAGGCGGGGCGAAAGGAGATCTCGACGTGAACGGTCAGGTCCACCATGCGGACGCCCTCCGAGCCGCACTGATGGAACGCGAACGCGGGGAGAGCCTCGCGTACCTCACGGACTTCCTTCTGGACGACGCGCAGCAGGCCCGCCTCGCCCCCGTCCTGCGTGGCGTGCAGACGCTGTACGCCGAGGCGCAGTACGCGCCCGAGGATCAGGACCTCGCCACGCGCCATCAGCACACCACGGTCACGCAGGTCGCCACCCTCGCCTACGTGGCGGGCATCCCCGCACTGACGCTGCTGCACCTGAGCCGCCGCTACCGGCCCGAACAGTGGCCCGCCATGCTGACGGCGGCTCAGGCCATCCACCCCGCCACGGGCTTCCCGGACGGCTGGCTGCCCCGGTAG
- a CDS encoding EamA family transporter, with the protein MNARALLLALLITGIWGVNFIVIKWSVAGAPPLLVAALRFAVAALPAVFLVPRPQLPARLLWGYGLLVGVVQFGLLYLAIQLGMSAGLGSLLMQMQAFFTALLAARLLGERIQPWQAAGMTAAFGGMALIGALSGGDLPLVSLGLTLLAALGWAGSNLVVRASGGANMLSLVVWSALIPPIPLTLLAGLTGGWAAVGHTLTHSGWGFWGAIVFMGLGNTVLGFGLWSLLIQRHGAARVAPLSLLVPVFGLIASALAFHEAFPPGKAIGALLVFAGLTLHVFGGRWWRAPRPSGPAPEA; encoded by the coding sequence CTGAATGCCCGCGCGCTGCTGCTGGCGCTGCTCATCACGGGCATCTGGGGCGTGAACTTCATCGTGATCAAGTGGAGTGTCGCGGGCGCCCCGCCGCTGCTGGTCGCCGCGCTGCGCTTCGCGGTGGCGGCCCTCCCAGCCGTGTTCCTCGTGCCGCGCCCGCAGCTGCCCGCGCGCCTGCTGTGGGGGTACGGACTGTTGGTGGGCGTCGTGCAGTTCGGCCTGTTGTACCTCGCCATTCAGCTGGGCATGAGCGCGGGGCTGGGCTCGCTGCTCATGCAGATGCAGGCGTTCTTCACGGCGCTGCTCGCCGCGCGGCTGCTGGGCGAACGCATCCAGCCCTGGCAGGCCGCCGGGATGACAGCCGCGTTCGGCGGCATGGCTCTGATCGGCGCGCTCTCCGGCGGCGACCTGCCCCTCGTCAGCCTGGGATTGACGCTGCTGGCCGCGCTGGGCTGGGCGGGCAGCAACCTCGTGGTGCGCGCCTCAGGGGGCGCGAACATGCTGTCCCTGGTCGTCTGGAGTGCCCTGATTCCCCCCATTCCCCTGACGCTGCTGGCGGGCCTGACCGGCGGCTGGGCCGCCGTGGGCCACACCCTCACGCACAGCGGGTGGGGCTTCTGGGGCGCCATCGTATTCATGGGGCTGGGGAACACCGTGCTGGGCTTCGGCCTGTGGTCGCTGCTGATCCAGCGGCACGGCGCGGCGCGGGTGGCGCCCCTGTCGCTGCTGGTGCCGGTGTTCGGCCTGATCGCCAGCGCCCTGGCCTTCCACGAGGCGTTCCCGCCCGGCAAGGCTATCGGCGCGCTGCTGGTCTTCGCGGGCCTGACCCTGCACGTGTTCGGGGGCCGCTGGTGGCGCGCGCCGCGTCCTTCAGGGCCAGCACCAGAAGCGTGA
- a CDS encoding VOC family protein, which translates to MPPASLRNVTLVVRDPQASRAFYRSVLDLPDAPDAGPNFVMLQAGSVTVILQPAAASSAAPQPGGVELGFEVPDVDAARDALLAAGGTVGDVQRMGWGEALDARDPDGHALTLYRRR; encoded by the coding sequence ATGCCTCCTGCCTCACTGCGGAACGTGACCCTGGTCGTGCGGGACCCGCAGGCGTCGCGGGCGTTCTACCGCTCGGTGCTGGACCTGCCGGACGCGCCGGACGCCGGGCCGAACTTCGTGATGCTCCAGGCGGGGTCCGTGACCGTGATCCTGCAACCGGCCGCGGCCAGCAGCGCCGCGCCGCAGCCGGGCGGGGTGGAACTGGGCTTCGAGGTCCCGGATGTGGACGCCGCGCGCGACGCGCTGCTCGCGGCGGGCGGCACGGTGGGCGACGTGCAGCGCATGGGCTGGGGTGAGGCGCTCGATGCCCGCGACCCGGACGGGCACGCGCTGACCCTGTACCGACGCCGCTGA